A part of Gossypium hirsutum isolate 1008001.06 chromosome A07, Gossypium_hirsutum_v2.1, whole genome shotgun sequence genomic DNA contains:
- the LOC107955540 gene encoding homeobox-leucine zipper protein HAT7 isoform X2, with translation MAFPPHAFMFQTLHEDQNHFPSPYSLLPCPPQLFHGGVGKSHQEVHGHGDDDEYSDDDGSHGGEKKKRLNMDQVKALEKSFELGNKLEPGRKLQLAKDLGLKPRQIAIWFQNRRARWKNKQLEKDYDALKKLYQTAKADNDALQAQNKKLTAQLLSLKTKDSNETRIKNENEGSWCSNGSENNYDMNLAIRPATTMTQLLHGSSKPSLHCLKLDQVVHQDQSLACHMFNQDGDEQQGFWPWADQSIKFPLN, from the exons ATGGCTTTCCCTCCTCATGCTTTCATGTTTCAAACCCTCCATGAAGATCAAAATCATTTCCCTTCCCCTTATTCCCTCCTTCCATGCCCTCCTCAACTCTTCCATGGTG GTGTTGGAAAGTCTCATCAGGAAGTGCATGGCCATGGAGATGATGATGAATACTCTGATGATGATGGATCACATGGTGGGGAGAAGAAGAAGAGGCTGAACATGGACCAAGTGAAGGCTTTGGAGAAGAGTTTTGAGCTGGGAAACAAGCTTGAACCTGGAAGAAAATTGCAGTTGGCTAAGGACTTAGGGTTAAAACCAAGGCAAATAGCGATCTGGTTTCAAAACAGGAGGGCTAGATGGAAAAACAAGCAATTGGAAAAAGATTATGACGCCTTGAAGAAACTATATCAAACTGCCAAAGCTGACAATGATGCCCTTCAAGCTCAAAACAAGAAACTTACTGCACAg CTATTGTCTTTGAAAACCAAAGATTCAAATGAAACCAGGATCAAGAACGAAAACGAGGGTTCATGGTGCAGCAATGGAAGCGAAAACAATTATGATATGAACTTAGCCATAAGGCCTGCAACAACAATGACTCAACTTCTTCATGGTTCATCGAAACCAAGCCTCCATTGCCTAAAACTTGACCAAGTGGTTCATCAAGATCAGAGCTTGGCTTGCCATATGTTTAACCAAGATGGTGATGAACAGCAAGGTTTCTGGCCTTGGGCTGACCAATCAATCAAATTTCCATTGAAT
- the LOC107955540 gene encoding homeobox-leucine zipper protein HAT7 isoform X1, which translates to MAFPPHAFMFQTLHEDQNHFPSPYSLLPCPPQLFHGGMFLHPSFSFILIHVCMFMMNKLNQCVFSFSGVGKSHQEVHGHGDDDEYSDDDGSHGGEKKKRLNMDQVKALEKSFELGNKLEPGRKLQLAKDLGLKPRQIAIWFQNRRARWKNKQLEKDYDALKKLYQTAKADNDALQAQNKKLTAQLLSLKTKDSNETRIKNENEGSWCSNGSENNYDMNLAIRPATTMTQLLHGSSKPSLHCLKLDQVVHQDQSLACHMFNQDGDEQQGFWPWADQSIKFPLN; encoded by the exons ATGGCTTTCCCTCCTCATGCTTTCATGTTTCAAACCCTCCATGAAGATCAAAATCATTTCCCTTCCCCTTATTCCCTCCTTCCATGCCCTCCTCAACTCTTCCATGGTGGTATGTTTCTCCATCCATCTTTTTCGTTTATATTAATCCATGTGTGTATGTTCATGATGAACAAATTAAACCAATGTGTCTTCTCTTTCTCAGGTGTTGGAAAGTCTCATCAGGAAGTGCATGGCCATGGAGATGATGATGAATACTCTGATGATGATGGATCACATGGTGGGGAGAAGAAGAAGAGGCTGAACATGGACCAAGTGAAGGCTTTGGAGAAGAGTTTTGAGCTGGGAAACAAGCTTGAACCTGGAAGAAAATTGCAGTTGGCTAAGGACTTAGGGTTAAAACCAAGGCAAATAGCGATCTGGTTTCAAAACAGGAGGGCTAGATGGAAAAACAAGCAATTGGAAAAAGATTATGACGCCTTGAAGAAACTATATCAAACTGCCAAAGCTGACAATGATGCCCTTCAAGCTCAAAACAAGAAACTTACTGCACAg CTATTGTCTTTGAAAACCAAAGATTCAAATGAAACCAGGATCAAGAACGAAAACGAGGGTTCATGGTGCAGCAATGGAAGCGAAAACAATTATGATATGAACTTAGCCATAAGGCCTGCAACAACAATGACTCAACTTCTTCATGGTTCATCGAAACCAAGCCTCCATTGCCTAAAACTTGACCAAGTGGTTCATCAAGATCAGAGCTTGGCTTGCCATATGTTTAACCAAGATGGTGATGAACAGCAAGGTTTCTGGCCTTGGGCTGACCAATCAATCAAATTTCCATTGAAT